From a region of the bacterium genome:
- a CDS encoding peptidylprolyl isomerase — KGAHFLDHPQGGGPAEGYSVFGQVFEGFEVLDTIANTATGANDKPQEPMVIEDIEITQF, encoded by the coding sequence AAGGGCGCCCACTTTTTGGATCATCCCCAGGGCGGCGGCCCGGCCGAGGGTTACAGCGTGTTCGGCCAGGTGTTTGAGGGGTTTGAGGTCCTGGACACCATCGCCAACACCGCCACCGGGGCCAACGACAAGCCGCAGGAGCCAATGGTCATTGAAGACATAGAGATCACACAGTTTTAA